From a single Collimonas pratensis genomic region:
- a CDS encoding LysR family transcriptional regulator, producing the protein MSTNDTNWFLRARLKTRQLLLLIALDEERNIHRAAEALNMTQPAASKQLKDLEDMLDVLLFERLPRGMRPTIYGEAMIRHSRMALTSLSHAHDDITALKSGLSGQVNVGAILSPGMVLLPPAIARLKQQAPMLRIGVEVESSNILLERLQRGSLDFLVARIMDQDDNRNLEYEELSDEPVCAVARVDHPLRHVSNLQLKDIADSGWILPPKGSILRHRVEMMFHKEGLAPPANVVDTTAILVISSLLQQTDFLHVMPAEVARFYVQVNVLAILPIELPCKMDGFGIITRRLQILSPGATILQQTIRDVAAQIY; encoded by the coding sequence ATGTCCACCAACGACACCAACTGGTTTCTGCGCGCCCGCCTGAAAACCCGCCAGCTGCTCCTGCTGATCGCGCTCGACGAGGAACGCAATATCCACCGCGCCGCCGAAGCGCTTAACATGACCCAGCCGGCCGCTTCCAAGCAGCTCAAGGATCTGGAAGACATGCTGGATGTGCTGTTGTTCGAGCGGCTGCCGCGCGGCATGCGGCCGACCATCTACGGCGAAGCCATGATCCGCCATTCACGCATGGCGCTGACCAGCCTGTCGCATGCGCATGACGACATCACCGCGCTAAAGTCCGGTCTGTCGGGGCAGGTGAATGTCGGCGCCATCCTGTCGCCCGGCATGGTGTTGCTGCCGCCGGCGATTGCGCGCCTGAAGCAGCAGGCGCCGATGCTGCGCATCGGCGTCGAAGTCGAGAGCAGCAACATCCTGCTGGAGCGCTTGCAGCGCGGTTCGCTGGACTTCCTGGTGGCGCGCATCATGGACCAGGATGACAACCGCAACCTGGAATATGAAGAACTGTCGGACGAACCGGTATGCGCAGTGGCGCGGGTCGACCACCCGCTGCGTCATGTCTCCAACCTGCAGCTGAAAGATATCGCCGACAGCGGCTGGATCCTGCCGCCGAAGGGCAGCATCCTGCGGCACCGGGTCGAGATGATGTTCCACAAGGAGGGTCTGGCGCCGCCGGCCAATGTGGTCGACACCACGGCGATCCTGGTGATCAGCAGCCTGCTGCAGCAGACCGATTTCCTGCATGTGATGCCGGCCGAAGTGGCGCGCTTTTATGTACAGGTCAATGTGCTGGCGATCCTGCCGATCGAACTGCCGTGCAAGATGGACGGCTTCGG
- a CDS encoding porin, whose translation MMLFTNIPGTPLKALAASAAFGLLALAAASAQAQTNVTIYGRVDAGVDYQTNVALKDANGNPTGQTGSKLAASGNQWGTSMIGFKGTEDLGGGLGAFFLLESGFDATKGTTNGSALFNRRSYVGLNGSAGSIKFGKNLFIVNDVWNLDPTGQQFMSTQNLVKGRNWPGANNVIEYQTPTWGGFNATMQTSLGEKAGSTKNGRSDGISLVYATGGFELRAIYDVIRDANGRYTDVYTASKDLIVGGTYTVDKLKLFAGYENVSAPDTAAATDPDKINHYWIGANYAVTPALTLIGAAYHAKLNHDAGSASLFMVGANYNLSKRTLLYVDVGTVRNKGNADFGTEFDSPLPGHAQNAGYAGISHSF comes from the coding sequence ATGATGCTTTTCACTAATATCCCGGGCACACCTCTCAAGGCGCTGGCGGCCAGCGCGGCCTTCGGCCTGCTGGCCCTGGCCGCTGCGTCGGCGCAGGCGCAGACCAATGTCACCATCTATGGCCGGGTCGATGCCGGCGTCGATTATCAAACCAATGTTGCGCTGAAAGACGCCAACGGCAACCCAACCGGCCAGACCGGTAGCAAATTGGCGGCATCCGGCAATCAGTGGGGCACCAGCATGATCGGCTTCAAGGGCACGGAAGACCTGGGCGGCGGCCTGGGCGCCTTCTTCCTGCTGGAATCCGGCTTCGACGCCACCAAGGGCACCACCAACGGCAGCGCCTTGTTCAATCGCCGTTCGTATGTCGGCCTGAACGGCAGTGCCGGCTCGATCAAGTTCGGCAAAAACCTGTTCATCGTCAATGACGTCTGGAATCTCGATCCTACAGGTCAGCAATTCATGAGTACGCAGAATTTGGTCAAGGGCCGCAACTGGCCGGGCGCCAACAACGTCATCGAATACCAGACGCCAACATGGGGCGGCTTTAACGCCACCATGCAAACCAGTTTGGGCGAAAAAGCCGGTTCCACCAAGAATGGCCGCAGCGACGGCATATCTTTGGTATACGCCACCGGCGGCTTTGAGCTGCGTGCGATCTACGACGTTATCCGCGACGCTAATGGCCGGTATACCGATGTCTATACCGCATCCAAGGATCTGATTGTGGGCGGCACCTACACCGTGGATAAATTGAAACTGTTCGCCGGCTACGAGAATGTCTCAGCCCCGGATACCGCCGCGGCTACCGATCCGGACAAGATCAATCATTATTGGATCGGCGCCAACTACGCGGTGACACCGGCATTGACCCTGATCGGCGCTGCTTACCATGCCAAGCTCAATCACGATGCAGGAAGTGCCAGCCTGTTCATGGTCGGCGCCAATTACAACCTGTCGAAACGGACTTTGTTGTACGTGGATGTTGGTACGGTACGCAACAAGGGTAATGCCGATTTCGGCACAGAGTTCGATAGCCCATTGCCAGGCCATGCGCAAAACGCCGGTTATGCCGGTATCAGCCATTCGTTCTGA
- a CDS encoding SMP-30/gluconolactonase/LRE family protein has product MTTAAATASLVFDGKHQLGEGVLWCQRTQRLLWTDILGARLWSLAPATGVSQSWPMPERLATFALTADDDRLLLGLASQLAWFHFSEQSVTPICAVEAELPHTRVNDGRCDRFGRFVFGTKNDAADMAACAGFYRLNADLTLERLALPPVAISNSICFSPDGHTMYYCDSLSKKIHCCDYDTEAGTISGQRLFADLSAQPGEPDGSAVDSQGYLWNAQWGGHRVLRLAPDGSIERLLKVPVAQPSCVAFGGADLNDLYISSARESLSPEALLAEPAAGGLFRHHVADVRGLPEARFGGA; this is encoded by the coding sequence ATGACAACTGCAGCGGCCACCGCAAGCCTGGTATTCGACGGCAAACATCAGCTGGGAGAGGGCGTGCTGTGGTGCCAGCGCACGCAGCGCTTGCTGTGGACCGACATTCTTGGCGCCAGATTGTGGAGCCTGGCGCCGGCCACCGGCGTCAGCCAGAGCTGGCCCATGCCGGAGCGGCTGGCGACTTTTGCCCTGACCGCAGACGACGACAGGCTGCTGCTGGGGCTGGCTTCGCAGCTGGCCTGGTTCCATTTTTCCGAGCAGTCGGTAACGCCGATCTGCGCGGTCGAGGCGGAACTGCCGCATACCCGGGTCAACGACGGCCGCTGCGACCGTTTCGGCCGTTTCGTCTTTGGCACCAAGAACGACGCCGCCGACATGGCCGCCTGCGCCGGCTTCTACCGGCTCAACGCCGACCTGACGCTGGAACGCCTGGCGCTGCCGCCGGTGGCGATCAGCAACAGCATCTGCTTCAGTCCGGACGGCCACACCATGTATTACTGCGATTCGCTGAGCAAGAAGATTCACTGCTGCGACTACGATACCGAGGCCGGCACTATCAGCGGGCAGCGTCTGTTTGCCGACTTGTCGGCGCAGCCGGGCGAGCCGGACGGTTCTGCCGTCGACAGCCAGGGTTATCTGTGGAATGCCCAATGGGGCGGTCATCGCGTGCTGCGCCTGGCGCCGGACGGCAGCATCGAGCGCCTGCTCAAGGTGCCGGTGGCGCAACCCAGCTGCGTGGCGTTCGGCGGTGCGGACCTGAATGATTTATATATCAGCAGCGCGCGTGAATCGCTGTCTCCTGAAGCCTTGCTGGCTGAACCTGCGGCCGGCGGTTTGTTCCGCCATCATGTGGCGGATGTGCGCGGCTTGCCGGAAGCCCGTTTTGGCGGCGCCTGA